Proteins from one Syngnathus scovelli strain Florida chromosome 9, RoL_Ssco_1.2, whole genome shotgun sequence genomic window:
- the LOC137839492 gene encoding gastrula zinc finger protein XlCGF57.1-like isoform X1: MFARTAAEYVEEEDHSRGRLEALWLQPYVVLRRVDISEAIRPKHQEPERTFIKEEDLGKEVHHLNEQMPTLLCTIKEEEPERPCIKEEGEDYCDIKEEEDTFNMPATGVPVKSLDEGQHEVSKGVESPSCSSSQQMTREDDGDHCGGSQAPQPLDSDGVTKNFSCSDCGQTFAKRGSLNRHTRTHTGEKPFSCSDCGQKFSERGHLKRHTRTHTGEKPFSCSICRQKFSRGGQLKKHTRIHTGEKPFSCSVCGQTFSEKRTLTIHTRIHTGEKPYSCSDCGKTFAQMGSLKRHTRTHTGEKPFSCSVCAQKFSRKAYLITHTKIHSREKSFSCSICGQKFSRGGNLKRHTRIHTGENPFSCTVCGQIFSGKGALTIHTRIYTGEKPYSCLVCGQLFTRNKYLIKHTRIHTGENPFSCSVCGKGVVAKQSLKSHITLHTGENPVACSAKENSEHVGEMSNDS, translated from the exons ATGTTTGCAAGGACCGCAGCAGAGTACGTGGAGGAAGAGGACCATAGTCGTGGACGACTGGAAGCTCTTTGGCTGCAGCCATATGTTGTGTTACGCAGAGTTG ACATTAGTGAAGCTATTCGCCCTAAGCATCAGGAGCCGGAGCGCACATTCATTAAAGAGGAAGATTTGGGCAAAGAGGTCCACCACTTGAATGAACAAATGCCCACGTTACTTTGCACCATAAAAGAGGAAGAGCCGGAGCGGCCTTGTAttaaagaggagggagaagacTACTGCGACattaaagaggaggaggatactTTCAATATGCCAGCGACCGGAGTTCCTGTGAAGAGTTTAGACGAGGGTCAacatgaggtgagcaaaggCGTGGAGTctccaagctgcagctcaagtcaaCAAATGACTCGAGAAGATgatggagaccactgtggaggATCACAAGCACCTCAACCATTAGATAGTGATGGTGTGACGAAAAACTTTtcctgctcagattgtggccaaacATTTGCTAAAAGGGGAAGTTTAAAcaggcacacaagaacccacactggtgagaaacccttTTCCTGCTCAGATTGTGGGCAAAAATTCTCTGAGAGGGgacatttaaaaaggcacacaagaacccacactggtgagaaacccttttcatgcTCAATTTGTAGGCAAAAATTCTCTCGGGGCGGACaattaaaaaagcacacaagaatccacactggtgagaaacccttttcatgctcagtttgtggccaaacgtTCTCAGAGAAGAGGACTTTAACAattcacacaagaatccacactggtgagaaaccttattcatgctcagattgtggcaAAACATTTGCTCAAATGGGAagtttaaaaaggcacacaagaacccacactggtgagaaacccttttcatgctcagtttgtgcccAAAAATTCTCTCGGAAGGCATATTTGATAACGCATACAAAAATTCACTCTAGAGAGAAATCGTTTTCATGCTcaatttgtggccaaaaattctctcgggGGGGAAATCTAAAAcgtcacacaagaatccacactggtgagaatccTTTTTCATgcacagtttgtggccaaatatttTCAGGGAAGGGAGCGCTAACAATTCACACAAGAAtctacactggtgagaaaccttattCATGCTTAGTTTGTGGCCAATTATTCACTCGGAATAAATACTTGATaaagcacacaagaatccacacaggtgaaaaccctttttcatgctcagtttgtggcaaaggAGTTGTAGCGAAGCAAAGCTTAAAAAGTCATATAActctccacactggcgagaacccTGTTGCCTGCTCAGCCAAAGAGAATTCCGAGCATGTTGGGGAGATGAGCAATGATTCGTGA
- the LOC137839492 gene encoding gastrula zinc finger protein XlCGF57.1-like isoform X2: MFARTASEYVEEEDHSRRRLEALWLQPYVVLRRVDISEAIRPKHQEPERTFIKEEDLGKEVHHLNEQMPTLLCTIKEEEPERPCIKEEGEDYCDIKEEEDTFNMPATGVPVKSLDEGQHEVSKGVESPSCSSSQQMTREDDGDHCGGSQAPQPLDSDGVTKNFSCSDCGQTFAKRGSLNRHTRTHTGEKPFSCSDCGQKFSERGHLKRHTRTHTGEKPFSCSICRQKFSRGGQLKKHTRIHTGEKPFSCSVCGQTFSEKRTLTIHTRIHTGEKPYSCSDCGKTFAQMGSLKRHTRTHTGEKPFSCSVCAQKFSRKAYLITHTKIHSREKSFSCSICGQKFSRGGNLKRHTRIHTGENPFSCTVCGQIFSGKGALTIHTRIYTGEKPYSCLVCGQLFTRNKYLIKHTRIHTGENPFSCSVCGKGVVAKQSLKSHITLHTGENPVACSAKENSEHVGEMSNDS; this comes from the exons ATGTTTGCAAGGACCGCATCAGAGTACGTGGAGGAAGAGGACCATAGTCGTCGACGACTGGAAGCTCTTTGGCTGCAGCCATATGTTGTGTTACGCAGAGTTG ACATTAGTGAAGCTATTCGCCCTAAGCATCAGGAGCCGGAGCGCACATTCATTAAAGAGGAAGATTTGGGCAAAGAGGTCCACCACTTGAATGAACAAATGCCCACGTTACTTTGCACCATAAAAGAGGAAGAGCCGGAGCGGCCTTGTAttaaagaggagggagaagacTACTGCGACattaaagaggaggaggatactTTCAATATGCCAGCGACCGGAGTTCCTGTGAAGAGTTTAGACGAGGGTCAacatgaggtgagcaaaggCGTGGAGTctccaagctgcagctcaagtcaaCAAATGACTCGAGAAGATgatggagaccactgtggaggATCACAAGCACCTCAACCATTAGATAGTGATGGTGTGACGAAAAACTTTtcctgctcagattgtggccaaacATTTGCTAAAAGGGGAAGTTTAAAcaggcacacaagaacccacactggtgagaaacccttTTCCTGCTCAGATTGTGGGCAAAAATTCTCTGAGAGGGgacatttaaaaaggcacacaagaacccacactggtgagaaacccttttcatgcTCAATTTGTAGGCAAAAATTCTCTCGGGGCGGACaattaaaaaagcacacaagaatccacactggtgagaaacccttttcatgctcagtttgtggccaaacgtTCTCAGAGAAGAGGACTTTAACAattcacacaagaatccacactggtgagaaaccttattcatgctcagattgtggcaAAACATTTGCTCAAATGGGAagtttaaaaaggcacacaagaacccacactggtgagaaacccttttcatgctcagtttgtgcccAAAAATTCTCTCGGAAGGCATATTTGATAACGCATACAAAAATTCACTCTAGAGAGAAATCGTTTTCATGCTcaatttgtggccaaaaattctctcgggGGGGAAATCTAAAAcgtcacacaagaatccacactggtgagaatccTTTTTCATgcacagtttgtggccaaatatttTCAGGGAAGGGAGCGCTAACAATTCACACAAGAAtctacactggtgagaaaccttattCATGCTTAGTTTGTGGCCAATTATTCACTCGGAATAAATACTTGATaaagcacacaagaatccacacaggtgaaaaccctttttcatgctcagtttgtggcaaaggAGTTGTAGCGAAGCAAAGCTTAAAAAGTCATATAActctccacactggcgagaacccTGTTGCCTGCTCAGCCAAAGAGAATTCCGAGCATGTTGGGGAGATGAGCAATGATTCGTGA
- the LOC137839556 gene encoding zinc finger protein 271-like: MFARTTEEYVEEEDHSRRRPEALWLQPYVVLRRVDISEALCPKQQEPEHTCIKEEDVRKEVHHMNEQMVQKFLCTIKEEEEPERACIKEEDVGKEVHHLNEQMVPTLLCTIKEEELEQPCIKEEGEDSCDIKEEEDTFKMPSTGVTVKSLDEGQQEVSKRAELPSCSSSQQMTREGDGDHCGGSQAAPPLDSDRVMKNFSCSVCGQKFAQRGGLKRHTRTHTGEKPFSCSVCGQKFSDGGHLKRHTRTHTGEKPFSCSDCGQKFSERGHLNKHKRIHTGEKPFSCSVCGLKFSGGVHLKSHARIHTGEKPFSCSVCGQRFSRKETLKRHTRIHTGEKPFSCSVCGLKFSGRGYLKSHAIIHTGEKPFPCSVCGQRFSRKETLKRHTRTHTGEKPFSCSDCGQKFSRSSHLNRHTRIHTGEKLYSCSVCGQKFSHKRDLNKHKRIHTGEKPFSCSDCGQKCSGKGALTIHTRIHTGEKPYSCSVCGKKFSAGGNLKKHTRIHTSEKPFSCSDCGQNFSWKGALTIHTRIHTGEKPYSCLVCGQIFSAKGALTIHTRIHTGEKPYSCLVCGQLFARNKYLIKHTRIHTGEKPFSCSVCGQRFSEESCLKRHTRTHTGEKPFSCTVCGQLFSHKHSLKRHTRVHTGEKPFSCSVCGRKFTQMGTLTLHTRIHTGEKPFSCSDCGQKFSWKGHLKMHTKIHTGEKSFSCSVCGQKFSQREYLKRHTRTHTGEKPYSCSVCGQKFSHKTDLNSHTRVHTGVKPLSCSVCGKRFVAKQSLKTHISLHTGENPVACSAKENSQYVGEMSNDS; encoded by the exons ATGTTTGCAAGGACCACAGAAGAGTACGTGGAGGAAGAGGACCATAGTCGTCGTCGACCGGAAGCTCTTTGGCTGCAGCCATATGTTGTGTTACGCAGAGTTG acatcagtgaAGCTCTTTGTCCTAAGCAGCAGGAGCCAGAGCACACATgcattaaagaggaagatgtgcgcaaagaggtccaccacatgaatgaacaaatggtgcagaagtttctttgcaccataaaagaggaggaagagccaGAGCGGGCTTGTattaaagaggaagatgtgGGCAAAGAGGTCCACCACTTGAATGAACAAATGGTGCCCACGTTACTTTGCACCATAAAAGAGGAAGAGCTGGAGCAGCCTTGTAttaaagaggagggagaagacTCCTGCGACattaaagaggaggaggataccTTCAAGATGCCATCGACCGGTGTTACTGTGAAGAGTTTAGATGAGGGTCAACAGGAGGTAAGCAAAAGGGCGGAGCTGCCAAGTTGCAGCTCAAGTCAACAAATGACCAGAGAAGGTgatggagaccactgtggaggATCACAAGCAGCTCCACCATTAGATAGTGATCGTGTGATGAAAaacttttcatgctcagtttgtgggcaAAAATTTGCTCAGAGGGGAggtttaaaaaggcacacaagaacccacactggtgagaaacccttttcatgctcagtttgtgggcaAAAATTCTCTGACGGGGgacatttaaaaaggcacacaagaacccacactggtgagaaacccttttcatgctcagattgtggGCAAAAATTCTCTGAGAGGGGACATTTAAACAAGCAcaaaagaatccacactggagagaaacctttttcatgctcagtttgtgggctAAAATTCTCTGGCGGGGTACATTTAAAATCACacgcaagaatccacactggagagaaacctttttcatgctcagtttgtggccaaagattcagtCGGAAGGAAACCTTAAAAAGGCACacgagaatccacactggcgagaaacctttttcatgctcagtttgtgggctAAAATTCTCTGGGAGGGGATATTTAAAATCACACGCAATAAtccacactggagagaaaccttttccatgctcagtttgtggccaaagattcagtCGGAAGGAAACCTTAAAAAGGCACACgagaacccacactggcgagaaacctttttcatgctcagattgtggccaaaaattctctcgaaG CAGCC ATTTAAacaggcacacaagaatccacaccggCGAGAAACTttattcatgctcagtttgtggccaaaaattcagtCATAAGAGAGATTTAAACAAGCAcaaaagaatccacactggtgagaaacctttttcatgctcagattgCGGCCAAAAATGTTCAGGGAAGGGAGCTCTAACAattcacacaagaatccacactggtgagaaaccttattcatgctcagtttgtggtaaaaAATTCTCTGCGGGGGGAAATTTAAAAAAGCACACGAGAATTCACActagtgagaaacctttttcatgctcagattgCGGCCAAAACTTTTCATGGAAGGGAGCTCTAACAattcacacaagaatccacactggtgagaaaccttattcatgcttagtttgtggccaaatatttTCAGCGAAGGGAGCTCTAACAattcacacaagaatccacactggtgagaaaccttattCATGCTTAGTTTGTGGCCAATTATTCGCTCGGAATAAATACTTGATaaagcacacaagaatccacacaggtgaaaaacctttttcatgctcagtttgtggccaaagattctctgagGAAAGCtgtttaaaaaggcacacaagaacccacactggggagaaacctttttcatgcacaGTTTGTGGCCAATTATTCAGTCACAAGCACtccttaaaaaggcacacaagagtccacactggtgagaaacccttctcatgctcagtttgtggcaggAAATTCACTCAGATGGGAACTCTAACacttcatacaagaatccacactggtgagaaacccttttcatgctcagattgtggccaaaaattctcttggAAGGGACATTTGAAAATGCATACAAAAATCCACACTGGAGAGAAAtcattttcatgctcagtttgtggccaaaaattctctcagagggAATAtctaaaaagacacacaagaacccacactggtgagaaaccttattcatgctcagtttgtggccaaaagttcAGTCATAAGACAGATTTAAACAGCCACACAAGAGTCCACACTGGTGTGAAACCTttatcatgctcagtttgtggcaaaagatTTGTAGCGAAGCAAAGCTTAAAAACTCATATAAgtctccacactggcgagaacccTGTTGCCTGCTCAGCCAAAGAGAATTCCCAATATGTTGGGGAGATGAGCAATGATTCGTGA
- the upp1 gene encoding uridine phosphorylase 1: MDSKYTETSSPVLVHNPYLCGLKDDILYHFNLGTGTHNLPALFGDVKFVCVGGSAWRMKEFIEYIAAELGMQDPKSDYPNICAGTDRYAMYKVGPVLSVSHGMGIPSMSIMLHELIKLLHHARCTDVTIIRIGTSGGIGLEPGTVVITKQSVDATFVAKFEQLILGKLVVRDTDLDYTLAEELLQCSKELGQFKTVMGNTMCTLDFYEGQGRLDGAFCLYTEKDKHKYLTKAKEAGVCNIEMESTVFAAMCKLSGLRAAVVCTTLVDRLKGDQLSSSKEVLHSYQQRPQILVGYYIKKQVEALKILHR, translated from the exons ATGGACTCGAAGTACACAGAAACGAGCAG TCCCGTTCTAGTCCACAACCCTTACCTCTGTGGGCTGAAAGATGACATCTTGTACCACTTCAATCTGGGAACAGGGACACACAATCTTCCAGCTCTGTTTGGAGACGTCAAA tttgtgtgtgttgggggcagCGCTTGGCGAATGAAGGAGTTCATTGAGTATATTGCTGCAGAGCTTGGGATGCAAGACCCCAAATCAGACTACCCTAATATTTGTGCTGGAACAGACCGATATGCCATGTACAAAGTTGGACCTGTACTCTCTGTTAGT CATGGAATGGGAATCCCATCCATGTCGATAATGTTGCATGAGCTCATAAAGCTCCTCCATCATGCACGATGCACAGATGTTACAATAATACGCATTGGAACATCAGGTGGGATAG GGCTTGAACCTGGGACTGTCGTCATTACCAAACAGTCTGTGGATGCCACATTTGTGGCCAAATTTGAGCAGCTGATCTTGGGCAAGTTAGTGGTCCGTGACACTGACCTGGACTACACCCTTGCTGAGGAACTGCTTCAGTGCAGCAAGGAGCTGGGCCAGTTCAAAACTGTGATGGGAAACACCATGTGCACGCTGGATTTCTATGAAG GTCAAGGCCGCTTAGACGGTGCATTCTGCCTGTACACGGAGAAGGACAAGCACAAATACTTGACAAAAGCTAAAGAAGCAGGCGTGTGCAATATTGAGATGGAGTCGACAGTTTTTGCCGCCATGTGTAAACTAAGCGGCCTGCGAG CGGCCGTGGTTTGCACAACATTAGTGGACCGCCTTAAGGGAGACCAGCTGAGCAGCTCCAAGGAGGTTCTCCACAGCTACCAGCAGAGACCTCAGATCCTCGTGGGGTACTACATTAAGAAGCAGGTTGAAGCCCTGAAAATTCTTCACAGATGA
- the gra gene encoding uncharacterized protein C8orf88 homolog, protein MPPWMKSDRHRTSDLYLIDMRMEVSRRRTIQKHLEPARPLRRLLPVDIRGSTEPQINPTSCVQTLINIADKQTNITVEQFLEIVNLQDEKKERLSYSRDFLIGLASCPAAKMRPQFLPDHPIVLPNARKVDYTLD, encoded by the exons ATGCCACCGTGGATGAAGAGCGACCGACATCGAACTT CAGATTTGTACCTTATTGACATGAGAATGGAGGTGTCGAGGCGACGAACTATCCAAAAGCACTTGGAGCCTGCAAGACCATTGCGTCGTCTCCTTCCTGTTGACATCCGTGGCTCAACTG AACCCCAAATAAATCCTACTTCCTGTGTTCAGACACTGATTAACATCGCCGATAAACAG ACAAACATTACAGTGGAGCAGTTCCTCGAGATTGTCAATCTCCAGGATGAGAAAAAAG AGAGATTGTCATACTCTCGAGATTTTCTGATCGGTCTTGCGAGTTGTCCTGCTGCCAAGATGAGGCCGCAGTTTTTACCAGACCACCCCATAGTCTTACCCAATGCA CGAAAAGTCGACTACACCCTGGACTGA
- the rbm12bb gene encoding RNA binding motif protein 12Bb, with product MYSYESLLTFCLSEEDRQRRLRSNDRIEAVLNIVSIFPNTCTRVTLSLVCLSMAVVIRLQGLRITAGSQDIRKFFTGLKIPDGGVHIIGGEKEEAFIIFASDEDARRAMTRSGGQIRGGSVTLLLSSKAEMQTVFEKSAINAELEKKRNLEDNARHARRSTESDSNKRPASKVDMSPPLRQKRPNSNEDAPNVVSPCVFLKGLPFNVSQREIVDFFKGLHIVDVVLLKNATGRNNGMGLVKFSCTAEVSEALKRDRDYIGSRYVEICPTTEEDWRRSTGRTPVWGNPGGDRFERRRSPLRGPMRSQSPIGQRGSSPNDEFCIMVENLSFAVETEDIKRLFHHARLDDDQILFMNFDDRKSRSAFVLFKTMREFREATEEETKPFFNRLIHIRPISREKMVAIMESQKMDISPCGNSRRSRSNERTSSNPRDHSDTEKCLLVQNLPFDVRKMEVMDLFVGMNLSDDDVHLLRDDTGSGTGKALVLFHSDSAAMKALSLDGQRFLGAKLALKYVSRAHMRELIAGPQQRFNEFQGADEECSDFRGSRGANMPMNAGPQNYGGYNSAGHPFDRGNGARSSGGPPRHNFSEPTCVKLVNLPFQIKIEEIYDFCHGYRILPGSISLQYDRGGAFKGSATVVFETREEAAIAVEELNGRPIGSRKIQLLFV from the exons ATGTACAGTTATGAGTCGTTGCTCACTTTTTGTCTGAGCGAAGAAGACAGGCAAAGGCGGCTGCGAAGCAACGATCGAATCGAGGCTGTGCTAAATATTGTTAGCATTTTTCCAAATACTTGCACAAGAGTCACCTTGTCGCTTGT GTGCCTCAGCATGGCAGTCGTCATCCGTTTACAGGGATTGAGGATCACTGCCGGTTCGCAGGATATTCGCAAATTCTTCACTGGACTCAAAATTCCAGATGGTGGTGTACACATAATCGGAGGCGAGAAGGAGGAAGCTTTCATTATTTTTGCTTCCGACGAAGACGCGAGAAGAGCCATGACGCGCTCAGGGGGGCAAATCCGCGGGGGGTCTGTGACTTTGCTGCTCAGTAGCAAAGCAGAGATGCAGACTGTATTTGAGAAAAGTGCCATCAATGCGGAGCTGGAGAAAAAGAGAAATCTTGAAGATAACGCAAGGCATGCCCGAAGATCCACGGAGTCCGATTCTAACAAGAGGCCGGCGAGTAAAGTGGACATGAGTCCTCCACTGCGCCAAAAGAGACCAAACTCAAATGAAGACGCCCCGAACGTCGTCTCCCCGTGTGTTTTCCTCAAAGGGCTGCCTTTCAATGTGTCCCAAAGAGAAATTGTGGATTTTTTCAAGGGTTTACACATCGTTGATGTCGTCCTGTTGAAAAACGCAACCGGACGAAACAACGGAATGGGTCTCGTGAAATTTTCATGCACGGCGGAAGTCTCGGAAGCCTTGAAGAGGGACAGGGACTACATCGGTTCTCGCTATGTGGAGATTTGTCCCACGACGGAGGAGGACTGGCGACGGTCAACCGGAAGGACACCCGTGTGGGGCAACCCGGGAGGCGACAGGTTTGAAAGACGTAGATCGCCTTTGCGTGGTCCAATGAGGTCACAGTCACCAATAGGCCAGAGGGGGTCATCGCCCAATGATGAGTTCTGCATTATGGTGGAGAATCTCTCCTTTGCAGTGGAAACGGAGGACATCAAAAGGCTTTTTCACCACGCAAGGCTCGATGATGACCAGATCTTGTTCATGAATTTTGACGATCGCAAAAGTAGGTCCGCCTTTGTGCTCTTCAAGACCATGCGCGAGTTTCGCGAAGCAACAGAAGAGGAGACGAAGCCCTTTTTCAATCGATTGATTCATATCCGGCCGATCTCCAGAGAAAAAATGGTGGCCATCATGGAGTCTCAGAAAATGGATATCAGCCCTTGTGGGAACTCTAGAAGAAGTAGAAGTAATGAGAGGACTTCATCCAACCCCAGGGATCATTCTGACACAGAGAAGTGCTTGCTGGTGCAAAATCTACCCTTCGACGTACGCAAAATGGAGGTCATGGACTTGTTCGTTGGGATGAATCTCTCGGACGATGACGTGCACTTGCTGCGTGACGACACAGGTTCGGGGACCGGCAAGGCTTTGGTTCTCTTCCACTCCGACTCAGCGGCCATGAAGGCCCTCTCTCTCGACGGGCAGAGGTTTCTCGGTGCAAAGCTTGCTCTCAAATACGTCAGTCGTGCTCACATGCGGGAGTTGATCGCCGGGCCACAGCAAAGATTCAATGAGTTCCAAGGCGCCGATGAGGAGTGCTCCGACTTCAGGGGTTCTCGTGGCGCTAACATGCCAATGAATGCGGGGCCTCAAAACTACGGCGGCTATAATTCTGCCGGCCACCCGTTCGACAGAGGCAACGGTGCTCGTAGCAGCGGAGGTCCACCGAGGCACAATTTTAGCGAGCCCACATGTGTGAAGCTAGTTAATTTACCATTCCAAATCAAAATAGAAGAAATCTACGATTTTTGCCACGGATATCGTATTCTTCCGGGATCCATCTCATTGCAGTACGATAGGGGCGGAGCTTTCAAAGGGAGCGCAACTGTAGTATTTGAGACTCGGGAGGAGGCCGCTATAGCAGTGGAGGAACTCAATGGAAGGCCAATTGGTTCGAGAAAGATTCAACTACTCTTTGTTTAA